The segment TGGAGGTATTGGGGAAGCGCCTTGTGTAGCTAGCATTATTGGTTCGGTATTGGTCAGTTCTCTCCAAACGTCTAATTGAATATCATACAGGGTTCTTGATGATCCAATAAAAACAACGCTATTAGCACTAGCATCTGTAAGCCTGTGGCGTTGATTAGCCCAAAGGTTTTTATTATCATCTAAATTTGGTTGTAATCCTTGAGATCTCCAGTAAATTTCCCAAGCTGTGACAGCAATAATACTTAATATTATTGCAACGACTAAAGACTGTTTTAAGTGCATTTTGGTTGATTAGTTAACGTTTATAGTTAAGATCAGTGAAGGCAGACTTTAGGTTGTTTTAAATATAAGTAAAATTAATTTACTAGTGAGGTATTATTCGTTTCAGAATTTAGAGAGGTGAATAAGTCACAATGAAAAATAGCGTTCTATTTTTCAGCTTTGTCTGAGATATGGATTGCGCTGATAGGGTATCGCAATCAATTTAACACTAGCCCTAAAAATAAGAGTAACTGCGGTAAAGGAAACAAGGGGGTTTAGTATAAAGTATTTATCCTACTTAGCCCATTTTCCCATCGCCATCTATGTCCTTTACTAAGTGGGTTTCTAAAGCAATTAGTGTTTTTTTAAGAAGCACTTTTGTATTGGTTAATTCCTCTTCTAATCGTTTTACTCGTTCTTCAACACTATTGGTTTGTTCTTGCTGTTTTTCTATTTCGTCTTGTTGTAATAAGTCCCAAAAAATACCCATGCTTGATTTATATTTAGTTGTTTAGTAATTAGTTGATTCAAGAATTTAATTATGAATTGTCTGAATTGGAATCTTCTTTGTCCTCTTTTTTCATTTTAATATAACCTGTCACCAATCGTACTCCTAATCGAGCAAAAAGGATAATAGCAATGACCATTACAATGTCAAATCCATTCATATATTATTTGTATTCCATAATTAAAAAAACTGCGGTACTATCGCCTATATTCAGAACTTCATGCCAATCTATGCCTTCGTTTTCAAAACTATATCCTGATGGCACCTTAACGGTTCTCACACCTGTTGTGTCTTTTATTCTAAATGTACTACCAGAGATGGCATATCCAATATGTGGTTTGTGATAATGTCTTTCGTGACCAATTCCAGGAGCAAACGTACATTTTAAAACTCTCAATTCATCATTGTCATTAACAACTTCACAAACGGCTTCATCATTCCAGCCAGCTTGCAAAGGATCGGGTGAGGAACTTTTGTTATGACAACTAACTATAAGTAGAGTAAACAAACTAAATGTTACAAATTTTGCTGCTCTATTTTTTGCAGTTAAGTGATTTAATCGTTCGTAGAATTTAGTAAATAATAATTTAATTTCCATATAGTGTTTTGGATGCTTCTTCATACTTATCGCCAGAAGTCCATACTGGTGTTTTTGGGTTATTACCGATATTTCTTCCAGATAGAACATATGCCCTAAAAAACTTTAGTAAATAATCGTAGTCTAAATTATCGGCTTCATCACCCGGTCTGTGATAGTATTTTGTAACATCACCATTAAATGCTGTAAAGCCCAAAGAAAATGTCGGTGCGGGAATTCCTTTTCTCGCAAAATGGACATTATCACTTCGGTCGAAAAGGCCTTGTTCTGGAGCAGGGTCATCAATAGCAGTTAAACCAAAAGCAGCTGCAGCATCTTTGATATTCTGAGCGGCTGTAGTTCGAGGTAATCCAATAATCGTAGCTAGAGATGTATCGTTGTAACCTCCATTATCACTGTTAAAACAATAGACCATTTGGTTTAGAGGTAGTACGGGATTTTCGACATAGAATTCACTGCCTAAAAGCCCTTTTTCTTCACCGGTAAACAAAATAAATAAAGCAGAACGTTTGGTAGGGTACTTAGCTAAGTTTTGAGCCATACTTAAAACGGTTGTTGTGCCTATTGCATTATCACGTGCACCATTATAAATGGTATCTCCTGTCTCATCTGGAGTGCCAATTCCTACATGGTCATAATGTGCTGAGTATATGATAAACTCATCTTTGAGTTTTGGGTCTGTGCCTTCAACGACACCAATAACGTTTTGTGACATCACAATTTCTTCTTTCTTATCGCTAATAACTACTTTGGACGCAATGCGCTTAGTCGTACTTAACTTATTAGCCATTTCGTAATTTTTATCTAGAACCCAAATATGAGTGGTTTGATTATCATCGTTTTTATTGTCTGTACCATCCTCATTTTCAGCAATCATTAATTTAGAAGAATTAAAATTATGATCTATAAACCCCCACATATTCTCGTCAGCATTTAGAAGTTCTATGATAGCAGTAACACCGTGTTCTTGAGCGAGTTTTTGCTTGGTATTTCGCAATCCAAAAGCAGCGCGTGTATCTTTCGTTTCAGCACTTCCTGCTTTTATAATAATGACTTTCCCATTAAGGTCTTTATCTATATAATCATCAGCCATACCATAATTTAAATATATGGCGTCAGATGAAGTATTCACTTGAGATGGAAATACAAAAGCATAATTATTTATATTTTGCCCATTAATTTCAATCTTTACTTCGGCAGGAGGAGAAACGCGTTTAAGTTTGACTTCTTGATAATAATTTCCTGTTTCCGGATTTGGTTTTACGCCATAGCTTCGCAAGGTGTTGGCTAAATAAGAAGCTGCTATTTTGTTTTCTGGTGTTCCTGTTTCTCGTCCTTTTAATAAATCGTCGGCTAAAAAATAGATGTGCCCTTCAATAGCTGATTTACTCGTGGTTTCGATTACTTTAGCTTTTTCGCTTTGCGCAAAAAACGAAAAAGTAACAAGTAAAACTATTAGGGTTAAGGTTGTTTTTTTTAAGGTCATAGTGTTGAAATATAATTTATTATGAGGGTTTAAATTTACACTTTTAATTAGAGATTTAAGTTAAATGTAAGTAGGTGAATCTTCATTTTTATGCCAAAATCAAGGTTATTCAAGAGATTTTTAAAATGATAGTTGTCAAATAGGCGATGAAATTAGTCTGTTTTTTTATTCTAAGGTATTATTGATTATTGCCATAACATTTAATCTTTTACTACTTCTTTATCTATTAATTCAATGAGTTGTAGGCACATCGTTTTCATTTCAATAAACTGTTGATTCATTACACTAAATTCATAACTCGCCATTACAAAACCGTTTTTTTGTTTAGTATCTTTTAGCATTCTGTTGAAGTCTAATTTTGAGAGCTCTCTGCGTTCACCCATGGTGCCATTTGTAACTTGATAGGTGTAGTTTTGTACAATGGGATTCATATCCATCAAATTGTATTGTGGTTCGTATAGCAAGAGTTCTGCATCATATCTGAAATGTGCTTCTTCATCTTTCATAACTTTATAAAGCGTTTCCATATTTAATAGTGTGCTTTTTATGGAATCGTTAGAGATTAAAGCTAGATTTCCCGAATTAATCAATTCTTGAAAGGTATTATTTATTTGAAAGAACTTACGCCAAGTATAGATATTTACAGTATGGACATTAAAAACTTCTAAATCTGTGATTGGTTTGCCTTCATAATGTTCAATAATCGTATTAGCTGAATTAATTGCCTTTTGTCTGGTAGCAATGTAATTATCTAAATGAGAAATATTAAGTTTTAAATCGGTTTTAATATTTTTTAAGTAATGTAACTCTTGTGCTCGCTGTTGACGGATTTCATTATTGTTGTTAATATTGAGTGCGATAAGAATGCCGATAACCACCAGAATAATTTCACCAATGGCATAGAGTATGTATTTACTGAACTTATTTTCAGTAATTAGTCGCTTGCGAATACTTCGAAAGATTTTAATCATAAAATTAAAAGCACATATTTGTCTTTTTAATACAGGATATTATCTAATATGCGATCAATATTACTTTCCTTTCTATCCATGACACCGTCAGATAGAAACAACTCGTAAATGTCGCGTCTAAAATCGGCTAGTTCCATATCAGAAAAATCATGTAATTGAATGTTCTCATCAATCTTGTCTAAACTTTCCTGTTCACCATCTTCGGAGTATTCCAAATACATTTTCTCGAAGGTTTTTGCATCTGTTCTCGATTTGATTAATTCAATTTCATGTTTGGTTTCGACAGAGTCTGCATTTGCACAGAGTATTAAAATATAAATCTCTAGTTCTGCTTTAGTCCATGGTTTTGATTCCTGCTTCATGTGATGTTTAATTGTTGATTAGCTATTTTCTGACCAATAATATAGAGTTATTAATGTAAAGTGTAAAATTTAATTTCTCCCTTGTTTATATAATAAAAATGAATTATCAGTTATAGTTGTTCGTAGGCAAATTACAGGCAGCATTGAGGTTGGCGTTATTATTGGTTTTAATATCTCTTAAAAGGTGCAACCAGATAATTCTTAAAGTTACATAATTTTCTTTACTGTATAACAAATCTTACGATTTTGTCGTTCTCCATGTTATGAAAAAAGTTGTACTGTCACTTTTTATGATCATCACGTTCGTGGTTTTAGTATTTCAGATAAAGCCCTTAAAATACGCACTTCTTGAGATGTCTGGGAATATTTCAAAATCAAGTCTTATTCACAAAGATAGTCTGACTATAGCCTCAAGAGTAAATATTCCAAAAGGATATAAACGAGTGACTTATCCAGAGGGAAGTTTTCAAGAGTATCTGCGTCATTATAAATTGAAACCTTTCGGAAGTAAAATTATAAACTACGACGATTCTGAATATTTTTGGCAAGGTGGTCATATAGGAGTTTTAGAAGTTCCCGTTCCTAAAAACGGATTACAACAATGTGCCGATGCTTTGATTAGAATTAGGAGTGAATACCTTTGGGATCATGACCGTAAGGATGAGATTGGTTTCAATTTCACCTCAGGGCATTATTGTTCTTGGACCAAATATGCGGAAGGCTATCGACCAAAAATTAGTGGTAATAAAGTGACGTTTTCTAAAACAGTTAATGCGAATCACACTAAAGCAAATTTCTATAAGTACCTAAACTTAATTTATACGTATTCTGGAACCTTGTCACTTTACCATGAATTGATACCAATCTACGATGATAAAACCTTGAAAATTGGCGATATGTTGATTAAAGGAGGAACTCCTGGACATATAGTTATGATAAGTGACGAGATAATAAATGAAAATGGAGATAAGTTATATTTACTGTTTCAAGGTAACACTCCTGCACAAAGCGTTCATTTGGTTAAAAACTTGGAAGATGATACCATTTCGCCCTGGTATTTTTTAGAAAATGACATCAAGATTCCAGTATCTAATTACGTTTTTGGACGATCAAAATTTGTAAGATTTAAATGAGCTTGTTTTTCGCTTTGAGAAATGGAATCTATTTTCTTATCATAAATTCCTGTTGTATCTTTGCATTATGAGCAAAGCACTTAATGAACAAGAATTGCACAACCTTGCAATGAATCATGTTGGGAAAGACTTAGAGCAACGCGGTTTTGAGTTTGTGGCCATAAATAGTAAGCTTAAAAAGCACCCACAATTTGTATGTATTGATAAAAATAGCCAGTATTTTTTTGTGATTGTCAAAGCTGTGAAGCTGCCTCAAAACCCAAATAATTATGATGTTATTTGGATGGAAACCTTTAAAAAACATGCTTTTGACAAAGAGGCGAAAGTACTCTATGCTGGTGTTGGTCTAGGGAATCCAGATGGTGAAGATTTACCCATATATTTAAATGAAGACTATTTGATTGAATACAATGGTATTCAAGTCATAGAAATGAACCTAAATTAAATGAAACAACTTTCAGTATTATTCATGCTATTCGTTCTATTTACAGCCTGTAAAGTTGAGCAAACCACCAACACTCAGAATGTCGAAAATATTAAAGTTACAGGTCCTGTTTTTGGCACCTCGTTTTCGGTAATTTATAACTCGGAAACTGATTATAGTAAGGAATTTGATAGCCTTTTTGCGGTAGTGAATCAATCGATGTCTACCTATATTCCGAATTCTGATATTTCCAGATTGAATAGAAATGAAGCTGTTGTGATGGATAACCATTTTAGAGAGGTGTTTTCAGCATCAAAAATCATATATGAAGCTACCCAAGGTGCGTTTGATCCTACTATTGGTGATGTGGTTAATGCCTGGAGTTTTGGGGCCGATAAGAATAAGTTCTTAACCGATAGCACTACGATAGATAGTTTGATGCGTTTTGTTGGTTTTGATAAGGTTGTGATGAATGATAACAAAGTGGTAAAATCACCCAACACCTATATTGAGTTTAATGCTGTAGCCAAAGGTTATGCTGTAGATGTTATTGCAGATTTTTTAGACACTGAAAACGTTCAGAATTATTTGGTTGAAATAGGAGGAGAGATTAGAGCAAAAGGAGAAAATATGGAAAAAGGCTCACCCTGGAGGGTAGGTCTAGATGAGCCTCGATATGACGGCAACCAGTCAGTGTACAAAGCTATTACTATTAAAGATGTAGGTATGGCGACCTCTGGCACTTATCGAAAATTTAAAACAGATGTCAATGGGAATCGTTATGCGCACATCATAAATACCAAAACAGGCTATCCTACAAAAACCAATATTCTTAGTATTTCCGTAATTGCTGAAGATTGTATGACGGCTGATGCTTATGCAACGGCGTTTCAAGCCATGGGAATAGAAGCAGTTTCTGAGTTTTTAAAATCACATCCAGAGCTTAAAGTCTTTATGATTTTTGAAAATGATCAAATGGAACTAGAGACTTTAACCTTAAACGACTTTCCTGGGAACTAAGGCTTATAAACCACAGGAATAATCTCACCTTTAGCTAAACAGTATTTTTGAATATCCTCTTCCGAAAGTTTAGTCGTGTAATTGACTTCATCTACTTTAAATCCGATACCTCGAAGTTTGTCAAAATAATCACGGCCATAAACTCGAACATGATCGTATTGCCCGAAAATTTTGGCGCGTTCTTTTTGATCTGTAATCGTATTGTCTTCAAAAGTTTTTTCTCTTGTAAGATCTTGAGGAATTTGAAACACACCAAACCCGCCTGGCTTTAAAATACGAAAGAGCTCTTGCATGGCTTTTGTGTCGTCTGGTATATGTTCGAGAACATGATTGCATAAAATGATGTCGTAGCTATTGTCAGTAAATGGTAATTTACAGATATCAGCTTTAACATCGGCGATTGGTGATTCTAAATCGGTTGTGGTATAATCCAGATTTTTAAGTTCTTTAAAACGTTTTAAAAAACATTGTTCAGGCGCAAAGTGAAGCACTTTTTTTTCCGCAGAAAAAAAGTCCGTTTCATTTTTGAGATACAGCCATAAAAGTCGGTGACGTTCTAAACTGAGCGTGGAAGGCGAGAGTACATTATTTCTCTGGCTTATATAACCGTAAGGTAAAAATGTTTTAAAACGCTTACCGTCAATTGGGTCTGTATAGGTCTTGCCTCTCAAAAAAAATGCTAATATGGGACGTGCCACATAACTTAACCTTATCAACAAAGGTCTAGGAATAGTATTCAATAGTATTTTGAAAAGTTTTTTCATCAATACTTAGAGTATTAATGCTTCTTTTCTAAACTCGTCTTCTTCATTGCTTTCGATGCCTAGGGCTTCATGAACGTAAGCAAAAGTTGATAAGATTTCTGGTTTTCCATCAATAATTGCTACGTCATGTTCAAAATGAACACTTGGTTTCCCGTCCTGAGTGACAATAGTCCACCCGTCTTTAAGTTGCTTTACTTTGTGCGTTCCACCATTAATCATAGGTTCAATGGCTACTACCATACCTTCAATAAATTTCTTTCCGCGACCGCGACGTCCATAATTTGGCATCTCTGGATCTTCATGCATTTTGCGTCCAATACCATGACCTACTAATTCTCTTACTACACCATAGCCTTGTGCTTCGCAATGCTGTTGAATGGCATACCCTACATCGCCAACACGATTACCTATCTTCAATTCACGAATTCCTACATACAAAGATTCTTTAGTAATATCGACTAGTTTTTTTGTTTCGGGATCAATATCGCCAATCTCGAAGGTATACGCATGATCACCATAGAATCCATTCATAAGCGCACCACAGTCCACAGAGACAATATCACCCTCTTTCAGCGGAATATCTGTAGGTAAACCATGAACAACAGCTTCATTGACACTGCATAATAAGGTTGACGGACAATCATATAATCCTAAAAATCCAGGAACGGCACCTTGTGCTCTAATAAAAGCTTCAGCTAGTTTATCAAGTTGCATCGTTGTAACGCCAGCTTTTATTTCTTTTGCTAGCATTCCTAAAGTCTTAGAGACGACTAAAGCACTTTGACGCATTAATTCAATTTCTTCTCTTGTTTTTACTATGATCATTCTTCTTATATTGTGTGGCAAAGATAGCTAATTATAATAATTTCAAAATACTATTAAAATATGATAAAAGACAGTTTTTGAAGCTGTTTTCTATCGTAAATTTGTAGTCTAAAATAATGTCGAAATGTATAAAGTCATTAGTGCCGAAGAAGCCTTAAAAGTTGTAAAATCTAACGATAAAATTTATCTTCATGCCGCAGCCGCAGTACCAAATGTTTTAATAGAAGCACTAGCCGCTAGACATGAGGAGTTGAGAAATGTAGAAATTTGTCAATTGCATACCGAAGGTCATGCACCATACGCTGATCCTGCTTTTGCCAAGAGTTTTCATGTGAACTCTTTTTTCATTGGTAAAAACGTGAGACACACCTTGAAAGCGGGTAATGGTTCGTATACGCCAGTGTTTTTAAGTGAGCTCCCATTACTTTTTAAACGTAATATCGTAGATGTAAAAGTGGCATTGATACATGTTTCAGTTCCTGATGTTCATGGCTACTGTTCCTTAGGGGTTTCGGTTGAAGCTACTTTGGCTGCCATTGATAATGCAGATCATGTTATTGCGCAAGTAAATAAGCAAATGCCACGAACTTTTGGGGATGGAATTATTCATGTGACTGAAATCGATGCGTTTGTGGAATGTGACGAGCCATTGCCGGTACATTCTGTGACAGAACCAACCGCAATAGAAACCCAAATTGGGGATTATGTAGCCAACTTGATTGAAGATAGAAGTACATTACAAATGGGCATTGGAAATATCCCAAATGCTGTATTATCGCGTTTACATAACCATAAAGATCTGGGTTTACATACTGAAATGTTCTCAGATGGTGTAATAGATTTGATTTTAAAAGACGTGATAAATGGTAATTATAAAGGTGTAAATCCAGGAAGAGCTCTGGCTACATTTTTAATGGGATCACAACGTTTATATGATTACGTCAATGATAATCCGTTTGTAGAAATGCGAACAGCAGACTATGTAAATGATGTGTCAGTGATTAAGCAGAACCCAAAAATGGTCGCGATAAACTCGGCGATTGAAGTTGA is part of the Formosa sp. Hel1_31_208 genome and harbors:
- a CDS encoding DUF6090 family protein, producing the protein MIKIFRSIRKRLITENKFSKYILYAIGEIILVVIGILIALNINNNNEIRQQRAQELHYLKNIKTDLKLNISHLDNYIATRQKAINSANTIIEHYEGKPITDLEVFNVHTVNIYTWRKFFQINNTFQELINSGNLALISNDSIKSTLLNMETLYKVMKDEEAHFRYDAELLLYEPQYNLMDMNPIVQNYTYQVTNGTMGERRELSKLDFNRMLKDTKQKNGFVMASYEFSVMNQQFIEMKTMCLQLIELIDKEVVKD
- a CDS encoding cupin domain-containing protein, giving the protein MEIKLLFTKFYERLNHLTAKNRAAKFVTFSLFTLLIVSCHNKSSSPDPLQAGWNDEAVCEVVNDNDELRVLKCTFAPGIGHERHYHKPHIGYAISGSTFRIKDTTGVRTVKVPSGYSFENEGIDWHEVLNIGDSTAVFLIMEYK
- a CDS encoding class I SAM-dependent methyltransferase, whose translation is MKKLFKILLNTIPRPLLIRLSYVARPILAFFLRGKTYTDPIDGKRFKTFLPYGYISQRNNVLSPSTLSLERHRLLWLYLKNETDFFSAEKKVLHFAPEQCFLKRFKELKNLDYTTTDLESPIADVKADICKLPFTDNSYDIILCNHVLEHIPDDTKAMQELFRILKPGGFGVFQIPQDLTREKTFEDNTITDQKERAKIFGQYDHVRVYGRDYFDKLRGIGFKVDEVNYTTKLSEEDIQKYCLAKGEIIPVVYKP
- a CDS encoding M28 family peptidase yields the protein MTLKKTTLTLIVLLVTFSFFAQSEKAKVIETTSKSAIEGHIYFLADDLLKGRETGTPENKIAASYLANTLRSYGVKPNPETGNYYQEVKLKRVSPPAEVKIEINGQNINNYAFVFPSQVNTSSDAIYLNYGMADDYIDKDLNGKVIIIKAGSAETKDTRAAFGLRNTKQKLAQEHGVTAIIELLNADENMWGFIDHNFNSSKLMIAENEDGTDNKNDDNQTTHIWVLDKNYEMANKLSTTKRIASKVVISDKKEEIVMSQNVIGVVEGTDPKLKDEFIIYSAHYDHVGIGTPDETGDTIYNGARDNAIGTTTVLSMAQNLAKYPTKRSALFILFTGEEKGLLGSEFYVENPVLPLNQMVYCFNSDNGGYNDTSLATIIGLPRTTAAQNIKDAAAAFGLTAIDDPAPEQGLFDRSDNVHFARKGIPAPTFSLGFTAFNGDVTKYYHRPGDEADNLDYDYLLKFFRAYVLSGRNIGNNPKTPVWTSGDKYEEASKTLYGN
- a CDS encoding FAD:protein FMN transferase, which produces MKQLSVLFMLFVLFTACKVEQTTNTQNVENIKVTGPVFGTSFSVIYNSETDYSKEFDSLFAVVNQSMSTYIPNSDISRLNRNEAVVMDNHFREVFSASKIIYEATQGAFDPTIGDVVNAWSFGADKNKFLTDSTTIDSLMRFVGFDKVVMNDNKVVKSPNTYIEFNAVAKGYAVDVIADFLDTENVQNYLVEIGGEIRAKGENMEKGSPWRVGLDEPRYDGNQSVYKAITIKDVGMATSGTYRKFKTDVNGNRYAHIINTKTGYPTKTNILSISVIAEDCMTADAYATAFQAMGIEAVSEFLKSHPELKVFMIFENDQMELETLTLNDFPGN
- a CDS encoding Na(+)-translocating NADH-quinone reductase subunit F, yielding MSKALNEQELHNLAMNHVGKDLEQRGFEFVAINSKLKKHPQFVCIDKNSQYFFVIVKAVKLPQNPNNYDVIWMETFKKHAFDKEAKVLYAGVGLGNPDGEDLPIYLNEDYLIEYNGIQVIEMNLN
- a CDS encoding DUF4846 domain-containing protein, with amino-acid sequence MKKVVLSLFMIITFVVLVFQIKPLKYALLEMSGNISKSSLIHKDSLTIASRVNIPKGYKRVTYPEGSFQEYLRHYKLKPFGSKIINYDDSEYFWQGGHIGVLEVPVPKNGLQQCADALIRIRSEYLWDHDRKDEIGFNFTSGHYCSWTKYAEGYRPKISGNKVTFSKTVNANHTKANFYKYLNLIYTYSGTLSLYHELIPIYDDKTLKIGDMLIKGGTPGHIVMISDEIINENGDKLYLLFQGNTPAQSVHLVKNLEDDTISPWYFLENDIKIPVSNYVFGRSKFVRFK
- the map gene encoding type I methionyl aminopeptidase yields the protein MIIVKTREEIELMRQSALVVSKTLGMLAKEIKAGVTTMQLDKLAEAFIRAQGAVPGFLGLYDCPSTLLCSVNEAVVHGLPTDIPLKEGDIVSVDCGALMNGFYGDHAYTFEIGDIDPETKKLVDITKESLYVGIRELKIGNRVGDVGYAIQQHCEAQGYGVVRELVGHGIGRKMHEDPEMPNYGRRGRGKKFIEGMVVAIEPMINGGTHKVKQLKDGWTIVTQDGKPSVHFEHDVAIIDGKPEILSTFAYVHEALGIESNEEDEFRKEALIL
- a CDS encoding acetyl-CoA hydrolase/transferase family protein, producing MYKVISAEEALKVVKSNDKIYLHAAAAVPNVLIEALAARHEELRNVEICQLHTEGHAPYADPAFAKSFHVNSFFIGKNVRHTLKAGNGSYTPVFLSELPLLFKRNIVDVKVALIHVSVPDVHGYCSLGVSVEATLAAIDNADHVIAQVNKQMPRTFGDGIIHVTEIDAFVECDEPLPVHSVTEPTAIETQIGDYVANLIEDRSTLQMGIGNIPNAVLSRLHNHKDLGLHTEMFSDGVIDLILKDVINGNYKGVNPGRALATFLMGSQRLYDYVNDNPFVEMRTADYVNDVSVIKQNPKMVAINSAIEVDLTGQVCADSIGPNMYSGVGGQMDFIRGASLSEGGKAIIALPSTTRKGISRLVPSLKPGAGVVTTRSHVHYVVTEYGVANLYGKTIKERVKALTEIAHPDHREDIARDYYNMTGNNH